One stretch of Aquipuribacter sp. SD81 DNA includes these proteins:
- a CDS encoding thymidine kinase encodes MAELVFFCGTMDSGKSTLALQLDHTRAARGLAGLLFSMQDRAGHGRVSSRLGLSREAREVTGSTDLWQAVVEERLAGRRTDYLVCDEAQFYTPEQVDQLARVVDELDVDVFAFGITSDFRARLFPGSKRLVELADRVEVLQVAALCWCGRRGTHNARTLDGRMVVEGDQVVVGDVTDAGEQHRPVPDTGAVAYEVLCRRHFMRRMTASAARAGSLSPDVLPWSAATPDSCPIDPVAQLQAAGLDLVDAPGAEPPRTG; translated from the coding sequence GCACGATGGACTCCGGCAAGTCCACCCTCGCGCTGCAGCTGGACCACACCCGCGCCGCGCGGGGCCTCGCCGGCCTGCTGTTCTCCATGCAGGACCGGGCCGGGCACGGCCGCGTGTCGAGCCGCCTCGGGCTGTCGCGCGAGGCGCGTGAGGTGACGGGCTCGACCGACCTGTGGCAGGCGGTCGTCGAGGAGCGGCTGGCCGGCCGGCGCACCGACTACCTCGTGTGCGACGAGGCGCAGTTCTACACCCCGGAGCAGGTCGACCAGCTGGCGCGCGTGGTCGACGAGCTCGACGTCGACGTGTTCGCCTTCGGCATCACCAGCGACTTCCGGGCCCGGCTGTTCCCCGGCTCCAAGCGCCTCGTCGAGCTCGCGGACCGGGTGGAGGTGCTGCAGGTCGCCGCGCTGTGCTGGTGCGGGCGGCGCGGCACGCACAACGCCCGCACGCTCGACGGGCGCATGGTCGTGGAGGGCGACCAGGTGGTCGTGGGCGACGTCACCGACGCCGGCGAGCAGCACCGGCCGGTGCCGGACACGGGCGCGGTCGCCTACGAGGTGCTGTGCCGTCGCCACTTCATGCGGCGGATGACCGCCTCCGCCGCCCGGGCGGGCAGCCTGTCGCCGGACGTGCTGCCGTGGTCCGCGGCGACGCCGGACTCGTGCCCCATCGACCCCGTCGCCCAGCTGCAGGCGGCGGGCCTCGACCTCGTCGACGCACCGGGCGCAGAGCCACCGCGGAC